Proteins encoded by one window of Salmonirosea aquatica:
- a CDS encoding aminotransferase class I/II-fold pyridoxal phosphate-dependent enzyme produces MDIFEKLRDNWGPIGTPAKMLNSHHYFSFPMLEGELGPRMQFMGREVLNWSLNNYLGLANHPEVRQADTEATAKWGLAYPMGARMMSGNSVLHETFEKELAEFVGKTDAFLLNYGYQGVVSIIESVCDHRDVIVYDAESHACIIDGVRLHKAKMGQYYKFNHNDMDSLEKNLKRATKMADAKGGGVLVITEGVFGMSGKVGDLKAIAELKKQYKFRLFVDDAHGFGTMGPTGAGVGEQLGVQDAIDLYFSTFAKSMAAIGGFVASNDPDIIMYLKYNMRSQTYAKALPMPYVEGCRHRLKMLKAMPELRENLWKIVNAMQSGLRARGFNIGETESQVTPVFLHSEGGIPEVTRMVRDLRENMGVFCSIVVYPVVPKGQIMLRIIPTAAHTLADVEYTLDAFTTLAEKLKNRVYQVEEVREIA; encoded by the coding sequence GTGGATATTTTTGAGAAACTGCGTGACAACTGGGGACCCATCGGTACGCCCGCCAAGATGCTGAACAGCCACCACTATTTTTCATTTCCGATGCTGGAAGGTGAGCTCGGCCCCCGGATGCAGTTCATGGGTCGCGAGGTACTCAACTGGAGCCTGAACAACTACCTGGGCCTGGCCAACCATCCCGAAGTCCGCCAGGCCGACACCGAGGCTACGGCCAAGTGGGGCCTGGCCTACCCGATGGGCGCCCGCATGATGTCGGGCAACTCGGTACTACACGAAACGTTCGAAAAAGAGCTGGCCGAATTCGTGGGCAAAACCGATGCCTTCCTCTTGAACTACGGCTACCAGGGTGTGGTGTCTATAATCGAAAGTGTGTGCGACCACCGCGATGTAATCGTGTACGATGCTGAGTCACACGCTTGTATTATCGACGGAGTGCGCCTGCACAAGGCCAAAATGGGGCAGTACTACAAGTTCAATCACAACGACATGGACAGCCTCGAAAAAAATCTCAAGCGGGCTACCAAGATGGCCGATGCCAAGGGAGGCGGAGTACTGGTCATTACCGAAGGAGTTTTTGGCATGTCAGGCAAGGTAGGTGATTTGAAAGCGATCGCCGAATTGAAAAAACAGTACAAATTCCGGCTGTTTGTGGATGATGCCCACGGGTTTGGTACCATGGGTCCGACGGGTGCGGGGGTAGGTGAACAACTGGGCGTGCAGGACGCCATTGACCTGTACTTCTCAACCTTCGCCAAATCCATGGCTGCCATTGGGGGCTTTGTGGCGTCCAACGATCCTGATATCATCATGTACCTCAAGTATAACATGCGTTCGCAGACGTACGCCAAGGCGCTGCCCATGCCCTACGTAGAAGGTTGCCGTCACCGCCTGAAAATGCTGAAGGCCATGCCTGAGCTGCGCGAGAATTTGTGGAAAATCGTGAATGCCATGCAGAGTGGCCTTCGGGCTAGGGGCTTCAATATTGGTGAAACGGAATCGCAGGTGACACCTGTCTTTTTGCACAGCGAAGGAGGTATCCCCGAAGTGACCCGTATGGTGCGTGACCTGCGCGAAAATATGGGTGTTTTCTGTTCCATTGTGGTGTACCCGGTGGTACCTAAAGGCCAAATCATGCTGCGCATTATTCCTACTGCCGCGCATACGCTGGCGGATGTCGAGTACACCCTGGATGCTTTTACAACCCTGGCCGAGAAACTAAAGAACCGGGTGTACCAGGTTGAAGAAGTACGCGAGATTGCCTAG
- a CDS encoding histone H1 — translation MGRFEEVKKLVMSLEGDFDKFYDKKNQAAGTRVRKGMQELKTMAQEIRSEVQNMKNSEGA, via the coding sequence ATGGGACGATTTGAAGAAGTAAAGAAATTAGTAATGTCGCTCGAAGGAGACTTCGACAAATTCTACGATAAGAAAAATCAGGCTGCGGGTACCCGCGTTCGCAAAGGAATGCAGGAGCTGAAAACCATGGCGCAGGAAATTCGTAGCGAAGTGCAAAACATGAAGAATTCCGAAGGCGCTTAG
- the accC gene encoding acetyl-CoA carboxylase biotin carboxylase subunit: MPEIKKILVANRGEIALRVMRTAREMNIATVAVYSEADRLALHVRYADEAVCIGPPPSSESYLRGDKIIEAAQRLGADAIHPGYGFLSENAAFARQVREAGLIFIGPSPESIEVMGSKLAAKQAAAQYDIPMVPGTAGAITDRTEAKQISEQIGYPILIKASAGGGGKGMRIVGKPEEFDEQMDRAVSEAVSSFGDGSVFIEKYITSPKHIEIQVLGDQHGNIIHLFERECSVQRRHQKVVEEAPSAVLTPEIREAMGRSAVEVARACNYFGAGTVEFIVDEALNFYFLEMNTRLQVEHPVTELITGVDLVKQMIYIAEGKELPIRQKDLTIHGHAVEVRVYAEDPATNFLPDVGTLQTYVRPQGNGVRVDDGFEQGMTIPIHYDPMIAKLITYGQDRAEAIQKMIRAIDEYRISGVQTTLPFCRFVMEHEAFRSGKFDTHFVSKYFTSENLKSEPEPFVQELAALLTARFMAKVPASRPPVAAAGTTSKWKSRGG; this comes from the coding sequence ATGCCCGAGATAAAAAAAATACTGGTTGCCAACCGGGGCGAAATTGCACTGCGGGTCATGCGTACCGCGCGCGAAATGAACATCGCCACCGTAGCCGTATACAGCGAAGCCGACCGCCTGGCCCTGCACGTACGCTACGCCGACGAGGCCGTATGCATTGGCCCGCCACCCTCGTCAGAATCGTATTTACGGGGCGACAAAATCATCGAAGCGGCCCAGCGGCTGGGTGCTGATGCCATCCATCCCGGCTACGGTTTTTTGTCTGAAAATGCCGCTTTTGCCCGTCAGGTACGGGAAGCCGGGCTTATTTTCATCGGCCCTTCGCCCGAATCCATCGAAGTGATGGGCAGTAAGCTGGCGGCCAAGCAGGCTGCCGCGCAGTATGACATTCCGATGGTACCCGGCACCGCGGGAGCCATCACTGACCGCACCGAAGCCAAACAGATTTCGGAGCAAATCGGCTATCCCATCCTGATCAAAGCCAGCGCGGGCGGGGGCGGCAAAGGGATGCGGATAGTGGGAAAGCCGGAGGAATTCGATGAGCAGATGGATCGGGCGGTGAGCGAAGCGGTGTCGTCGTTTGGCGACGGATCTGTATTCATTGAAAAGTACATCACCTCGCCCAAGCACATCGAAATTCAGGTACTGGGCGACCAGCACGGCAACATCATCCATCTGTTCGAGCGCGAATGCTCTGTCCAGCGCCGCCATCAGAAAGTGGTCGAGGAGGCGCCATCGGCGGTACTTACCCCCGAAATCCGGGAAGCGATGGGGCGCAGCGCGGTAGAGGTAGCGCGAGCCTGCAACTATTTTGGGGCCGGCACCGTGGAGTTTATCGTGGATGAGGCGCTTAATTTTTATTTTCTGGAGATGAACACCCGCCTGCAGGTAGAACATCCGGTGACTGAGCTGATTACGGGCGTGGACCTGGTGAAGCAGATGATTTACATTGCCGAAGGGAAAGAGCTACCCATCAGGCAAAAGGATCTGACTATCCATGGCCATGCCGTGGAGGTGCGGGTCTACGCTGAAGATCCCGCCACCAACTTTTTGCCCGACGTAGGTACCCTGCAAACCTATGTCCGCCCACAGGGGAATGGGGTGCGCGTGGACGATGGCTTCGAGCAGGGTATGACCATTCCGATCCATTACGATCCGATGATTGCCAAACTGATCACCTACGGACAAGACCGGGCGGAGGCAATCCAGAAAATGATCCGGGCTATCGATGAGTATCGAATTTCGGGCGTGCAGACGACCCTACCCTTTTGTCGCTTTGTCATGGAACATGAAGCGTTTCGTTCGGGGAAATTCGATACCCACTTTGTGAGCAAATACTTTACATCTGAAAATCTAAAGTCCGAACCTGAACCCTTCGTACAGGAATTGGCCGCTCTGCTAACTGCCCGTTTTATGGCAAAGGTACCTGCCTCCCGGCCACCGGTAGCCGCCGCAGGTACCACCAGTAAATGGAAATCTCGGGGGGGGTGA
- the meaB gene encoding methylmalonyl Co-A mutase-associated GTPase MeaB translates to MRPRLTVDLYIEGILARNRSILSQAITLIESRLPTDRALAQRVLEGVLPYTGHSFRIGITGVPGVGKSTFIEAFGQHITSLGKTVAVLTVDPSSQRSGGSILGDKTRMETLSHNPLAYIRPSAAGGSLGGVAYRTREAMLLCEAAGFEVLLIETVGVGQSETLVHEMTDFFLLLMLAGAGDELQGIKKGIMEMADAIAITKADGPNRSVAERAVNEYQNALHLFPVAESGWTTRVVTCSALEKEGIENVWETMQRYESFTRQNGFFTKNRQNQNLDWLKSHIRQALEERFLNHPEIRAQWLAAERSVQAGEELPLSAAERLLNLFFT, encoded by the coding sequence ATGCGCCCCCGCCTTACCGTTGACTTGTATATAGAAGGAATTCTGGCCCGGAACCGGTCTATCCTGAGTCAGGCCATTACCCTGATCGAAAGTCGATTGCCCACTGACCGCGCCTTGGCCCAGCGGGTGTTGGAAGGCGTCCTTCCGTATACGGGCCATTCGTTCCGGATCGGAATCACGGGGGTACCTGGGGTAGGTAAAAGCACCTTCATCGAAGCATTTGGCCAGCATATCACCTCACTGGGTAAAACGGTGGCCGTGCTGACCGTAGATCCCAGCAGCCAACGTTCGGGCGGAAGTATTCTGGGCGATAAAACTCGCATGGAAACCCTTTCTCATAACCCACTGGCGTACATTCGCCCTTCGGCGGCGGGCGGTTCGCTCGGGGGGGTGGCGTACCGTACCCGCGAAGCGATGCTGCTGTGCGAAGCAGCGGGCTTCGAGGTACTTCTCATCGAAACCGTGGGGGTAGGTCAGTCCGAAACGTTGGTACATGAAATGACGGATTTTTTTCTGCTGCTGATGCTGGCGGGTGCGGGTGATGAATTGCAGGGTATCAAGAAGGGCATCATGGAAATGGCCGATGCGATTGCAATCACCAAAGCCGACGGACCCAATCGCTCCGTGGCGGAGCGGGCAGTCAACGAATACCAGAATGCTTTGCATCTGTTTCCGGTGGCTGAATCGGGCTGGACTACTCGGGTGGTAACGTGTTCAGCTTTGGAAAAGGAGGGGATTGAAAATGTTTGGGAAACGATGCAGCGGTACGAAAGCTTCACCCGACAAAATGGTTTTTTTACCAAAAACCGACAGAACCAAAATCTGGATTGGTTGAAAAGTCATATCCGTCAGGCCTTGGAAGAGCGATTTCTGAATCATCCCGAAATCAGGGCACAGTGGCTGGCCGCCGAGCGGTCCGTACAAGCAGGCGAAGAACTCCCGTTGTCCGCGGCCGAGCGGTTGTTAAACCTATTTTTTACATAG
- a CDS encoding MaoC family dehydratase, giving the protein MNIESQPGSSFTHAFRFSQADVEAFARVTGDTNPLHLDADFAATTAFKRPIIHGMLGASVFTKVLGTEFPGYGSVYLGQTLNFMRPMFVDTDYEAVFTIESINPDKHTAEIRTEILDNQTRKVTTRGMATLMNQEKF; this is encoded by the coding sequence ATGAATATTGAATCCCAGCCCGGCAGTAGCTTTACGCACGCGTTCCGATTCAGTCAGGCCGATGTTGAAGCCTTTGCCCGTGTTACCGGCGATACGAACCCTTTGCACCTGGATGCCGATTTTGCGGCTACTACCGCGTTCAAGCGCCCCATCATTCACGGTATGTTAGGGGCAAGTGTGTTCACCAAAGTCCTGGGAACCGAATTTCCGGGCTATGGCTCAGTCTATCTGGGCCAAACCCTGAATTTCATGCGGCCCATGTTTGTGGATACCGACTACGAAGCGGTTTTTACCATCGAGAGTATTAATCCTGACAAACATACGGCCGAGATACGCACCGAAATCCTGGATAACCAAACCCGTAAGGTAACCACCCGCGGAATGGCTACGCTGATGAACCAGGAGAAGTTTTGA
- a CDS encoding lipocalin family protein gives MKNSLLSTRGSVHTTLLMALLVMAALVGCKKDSDPSPSGSDGVEGNWQITGIKVSPAQNGITDFVPLINALAGNDCFTRLTLIFKGDGTIDGKAPAGCESAEETASDQVGIEETTTWKVEGNKLILTTGTDRTEYDLSVNKSTMSLSQQEVDAGVTYTYTLELKRV, from the coding sequence ATGAAAAATTCCCTATTATCAACACGTGGTTCGGTACATACCACATTGCTTATGGCCCTTCTGGTCATGGCAGCCCTGGTTGGCTGCAAAAAGGATTCAGACCCCTCGCCCAGCGGTAGCGACGGGGTAGAAGGCAACTGGCAAATTACGGGCATCAAAGTATCTCCGGCCCAAAACGGTATCACCGACTTTGTTCCGCTTATTAACGCATTAGCCGGAAATGACTGTTTTACGCGACTCACGCTAATCTTCAAAGGGGATGGAACGATTGATGGCAAAGCTCCGGCTGGTTGTGAAAGCGCAGAAGAAACTGCCTCAGATCAGGTAGGAATCGAAGAGACCACCACCTGGAAGGTGGAAGGGAACAAACTCATTTTAACCACGGGTACTGACCGTACAGAGTATGATCTCAGCGTCAACAAAAGCACCATGAGCCTATCACAACAGGAGGTTGACGCGGGTGTAACCTACACCTATACACTCGAGCTCAAAAGAGTGTAG
- the queA gene encoding tRNA preQ1(34) S-adenosylmethionine ribosyltransferase-isomerase QueA, translating into MKLSEFKFDLPQSLIALHPADRGESRLMVVHRDTGKFEHKTFGDIVDYFDDGDVMVINNTKVFPARLFGQKEKTGAKIEVFLLRELNRDMRLWDVLVDPARKIRVGNKLYFGDSDLVAEVIDNTTSRGRTIRFLYDGSHDDFMKLVDQLGETPLPPEIISRRKVENADRERFQTIYAEHVGAVAAPTAGTHFTKAIMKRLEIKGVGFAPITLHVGLGTFRSVDVEDLTKHKTDSENFQITQPSVDIVNAALDADKRVCAVGTTSLKAIESSVSASGHLKSVEGWTDRFIFPPYEFKLANSMITNFHLPESILLMSARAFGGNELIKEAYKLAIKEKYKFFTYGDAMLIL; encoded by the coding sequence ATGAAGCTATCCGAATTTAAGTTTGACCTTCCCCAAAGTTTAATTGCCCTCCATCCTGCCGACCGGGGCGAATCGCGCCTGATGGTCGTACATCGTGATACCGGAAAATTTGAACACAAGACCTTCGGCGACATCGTGGACTATTTCGATGATGGCGATGTGATGGTAATTAATAACACCAAAGTTTTTCCAGCCCGCCTGTTTGGCCAGAAAGAAAAAACCGGTGCCAAAATCGAGGTTTTTCTCCTGCGGGAATTGAATCGCGACATGCGCCTTTGGGACGTACTGGTAGACCCCGCCCGTAAGATTCGGGTAGGAAACAAACTATATTTCGGAGACAGCGACCTGGTGGCCGAAGTCATCGACAATACCACCTCGCGGGGCCGTACGATCCGCTTCCTCTACGATGGCTCGCACGACGACTTCATGAAACTCGTGGATCAATTGGGCGAAACTCCGCTACCACCTGAGATCATCTCACGCCGCAAGGTGGAGAATGCCGATCGCGAAAGGTTCCAGACGATCTACGCCGAGCATGTCGGTGCCGTGGCTGCGCCTACTGCAGGTACCCACTTCACCAAGGCCATTATGAAACGCCTGGAAATCAAGGGTGTAGGCTTTGCTCCTATTACACTCCACGTGGGCCTGGGTACCTTCCGCTCAGTAGATGTGGAAGACTTGACCAAGCACAAAACCGACTCGGAGAACTTCCAGATCACCCAGCCCAGTGTAGATATTGTCAATGCGGCGTTGGACGCCGACAAGCGCGTGTGTGCCGTAGGTACCACCTCATTGAAAGCCATTGAATCGTCGGTTTCAGCCAGCGGACATCTGAAAAGTGTGGAAGGTTGGACGGATCGGTTTATTTTCCCCCCCTACGAGTTCAAGCTCGCCAATTCCATGATCACCAACTTCCATCTGCCGGAATCTATCCTCCTGATGTCAGCCCGTGCATTCGGAGGCAATGAATTGATCAAAGAAGCCTACAAATTAGCCATTAAGGAGAAATATAAGTTTTTCACGTACGGCGACGCGATGCTGATTCTATGA
- a CDS encoding peptide MFS transporter gives MATTTPPQKHPRGLYVLFFTEMWERFSFYGMRAILLLYLIKSASEGALGLPEQTGGAIYGLYTSSVYLLTLPGGWIADNMLGQKKAIWWGGIVIMLGHLILAIPGSSTIFFLGLCTVALGTGLLKANISSIVGNLYPEGGARRDAGFSIFYIGINLGSFLGMTVVGYLGEKVGWHYGFGAAAVAMFLGVVVFRLNSGALEGLGEPPEVKSKPTFLYVVAGALAFLTTLVLTGVLDAVSLANVMKYVIITITICYFLYIGMFDKSLSVVERKRVGVLFVFFMGAALFWSGFEQAGSSLTIFADRHTDRFIAGWEMPASWFQNANAFFILVFSAPIGALWIYLNRKHMNPYVPVKFGLGLIQMGFGFFIMYWAAQYAVEGMKVGLGWLVFTYLFHTLGELFLSPVGLSTYTKLAPKKYYSQMMGLWFVAASLGNLIAGLFAGNFNEGNVAEMPSLFLQVCLFGVGFGILMILLYKPIKNWMGGIE, from the coding sequence ATGGCTACAACAACTCCTCCCCAAAAGCACCCGCGTGGCTTGTATGTCCTGTTTTTTACCGAAATGTGGGAACGCTTCAGTTTCTATGGCATGCGGGCCATCCTGCTGCTGTATCTGATCAAATCGGCTTCGGAAGGGGCGTTGGGGCTTCCGGAACAAACGGGCGGTGCCATTTACGGGCTTTACACTTCCTCAGTGTACCTCCTGACTCTACCGGGTGGCTGGATCGCCGATAATATGCTGGGGCAGAAAAAAGCCATCTGGTGGGGCGGTATCGTCATTATGCTGGGCCACCTTATCCTAGCCATTCCGGGCAGTAGTACCATTTTCTTTCTGGGACTTTGTACGGTTGCCCTGGGCACGGGACTTCTGAAAGCCAATATCAGTTCCATTGTCGGCAACCTGTATCCCGAAGGCGGAGCCCGGCGCGACGCCGGTTTTTCTATCTTTTATATTGGCATCAACCTGGGCTCTTTTCTGGGCATGACCGTGGTAGGGTACCTGGGCGAAAAAGTCGGCTGGCATTATGGCTTCGGCGCGGCAGCCGTGGCGATGTTCTTGGGCGTAGTGGTGTTCCGGCTCAACAGCGGAGCGCTTGAAGGCCTGGGCGAACCGCCTGAAGTAAAGAGCAAACCCACTTTTCTGTACGTAGTAGCGGGGGCGCTGGCCTTTCTGACTACGCTCGTGCTGACCGGAGTTCTGGATGCCGTTTCGCTGGCCAATGTGATGAAGTACGTTATCATTACCATCACGATCTGCTACTTTTTGTACATCGGCATGTTCGACAAATCACTGAGCGTGGTCGAGCGCAAGCGGGTAGGTGTCCTGTTTGTTTTCTTCATGGGGGCAGCCCTTTTCTGGTCGGGCTTCGAGCAGGCGGGCTCCTCGCTTACCATTTTCGCCGACCGCCACACCGACCGTTTCATTGCGGGTTGGGAAATGCCCGCCTCATGGTTCCAAAATGCCAACGCCTTCTTTATTCTGGTTTTTTCCGCTCCCATTGGCGCTTTATGGATCTACCTGAACAGAAAACATATGAATCCCTACGTACCCGTTAAATTCGGCCTGGGACTCATCCAAATGGGCTTTGGCTTCTTCATCATGTACTGGGCCGCTCAGTACGCCGTAGAAGGCATGAAGGTAGGCCTGGGCTGGCTGGTATTCACCTACCTGTTCCATACGCTGGGCGAACTGTTCCTGAGTCCCGTCGGACTGAGTACCTACACCAAACTGGCTCCCAAAAAGTATTACAGCCAGATGATGGGCCTGTGGTTCGTGGCGGCTTCACTGGGCAATCTGATTGCGGGCCTGTTCGCCGGCAACTTCAACGAAGGCAATGTGGCCGAAATGCCCAGCCTGTTCCTGCAGGTGTGCCTGTTTGGAGTCGGTTTCGGTATCCTGATGATCCTCCTTTACAAGCCGATCAAAAACTGGATGGGAGGTATCGAATAA
- a CDS encoding 2-C-methyl-D-erythritol 4-phosphate cytidylyltransferase, which translates to MNQFAIIVAGGSGSRMNSDLPKQFLPIGGRPVLMHTLAAFRAYSEQLSIILVLPENQVESWKTLCTHYDFVLDYQLVVGGETRFHSVRNGLARIHAPEGFVAVHDGVRPFISTEIVAASFRKASDAGTAVTCVPLKDSARQLLPDGGNQSVDRTAYRLVQTPQTFRLDWMRQAFQAEPMPHFTDCASVLEQAGYPIHLIEGSYENIKITTPEDLVWAEAFLQKRKAEF; encoded by the coding sequence CTGAATCAATTTGCCATCATCGTCGCGGGCGGCAGCGGGAGCCGCATGAACAGCGATCTGCCCAAGCAGTTTCTGCCCATAGGCGGCCGTCCGGTCCTGATGCATACGCTGGCGGCTTTTCGGGCTTACTCCGAGCAACTGTCGATCATCCTCGTTTTGCCCGAAAATCAGGTTGAATCCTGGAAAACCCTGTGCACTCATTACGATTTTGTGCTCGATTATCAACTGGTGGTCGGGGGAGAAACGCGGTTTCACTCCGTGCGGAATGGCCTCGCCCGTATTCATGCTCCGGAAGGTTTTGTGGCCGTACACGATGGGGTACGGCCTTTTATATCCACAGAAATAGTAGCGGCAAGTTTCAGGAAAGCTTCTGATGCCGGAACTGCCGTAACCTGTGTACCGCTCAAAGACTCGGCCCGGCAGCTACTGCCCGACGGCGGTAATCAATCCGTAGACCGCACCGCCTACCGCCTGGTGCAAACCCCTCAGACCTTTCGCCTCGACTGGATGCGGCAGGCCTTCCAAGCAGAGCCGATGCCTCATTTCACTGACTGCGCTAGTGTGTTGGAACAGGCAGGGTACCCTATCCATCTTATCGAAGGGTCTTACGAAAATATCAAAATCACCACCCCCGAAGATTTGGTTTGGGCGGAGGCTTTTTTGCAGAAAAGGAAGGCGGAATTTTAG
- a CDS encoding peptidoglycan DD-metalloendopeptidase family protein has protein sequence MSLRNALNAYALFSHVILTEKPFRKLDFTAANVDLPTLDLTDTDAFSAYVFGTLLEDSRYVGVGGYDEHRVIYRRSAHFGDYAEEGRCIHLGVDIWADALTPVYAPLPGVVHSVAFNDNFGDYGPTIILRHELDGMAFHTLYGHLTLDSLQEIAEGNEIQAGQHIAAIGNYPENGHWPPHLHFQLITDLGDYRGDYPGVASLADRGTYLANCPDPNLILRIGELD, from the coding sequence ATGTCGCTACGCAACGCCCTGAATGCCTACGCTTTGTTCAGTCACGTAATTCTCACGGAAAAGCCGTTTCGAAAACTCGATTTTACGGCGGCCAACGTTGATCTGCCTACCCTAGATCTGACCGATACCGACGCATTTTCCGCCTATGTCTTTGGTACTTTGCTGGAAGACAGCCGGTACGTAGGGGTAGGTGGCTACGACGAACACCGCGTCATTTACCGCCGCTCGGCGCACTTCGGCGACTACGCCGAGGAAGGCCGTTGCATTCACCTGGGTGTGGATATTTGGGCCGATGCGCTGACGCCCGTATACGCGCCGCTGCCGGGCGTGGTCCATAGCGTGGCCTTCAATGACAACTTTGGAGATTACGGGCCGACTATCATTCTACGGCACGAACTGGATGGTATGGCTTTTCATACCCTATACGGTCACCTGACGCTGGATTCCCTGCAAGAAATAGCCGAAGGAAACGAAATACAGGCGGGTCAACACATTGCGGCCATCGGCAATTACCCTGAAAACGGCCATTGGCCTCCGCACCTGCATTTCCAGCTTATCACCGACCTGGGCGACTATCGGGGCGACTATCCCGGCGTAGCTTCCCTGGCCGATCGGGGTACCTACCTGGCTAATTGTCCTGATCCTAATTTGATTTTGCGGATTGGGGAGTTGGATTAG